In Methylobacterium aquaticum, the following are encoded in one genomic region:
- a CDS encoding 3'-5' exonuclease, whose protein sequence is MPEPIPVADAAPDWLGWLPPRLVAIDVETTGLDRTDRVVSFGAVALATASLAAGTPEITCHYLIFDPGRASHPMAEAVHGYDDWLLRHQDPAGTHAGAVADLLAGADLIVAHNAAFDLGFLNRELAAAGLPPVAAKVYCTMEAYRRRGEKGRAALDAVCRRIGIARVGARHGALEDAWLALRAYLWLQACPVAVARPELAAPSNLRPAPPRPDGPLPPRS, encoded by the coding sequence ATGCCCGAGCCGATCCCCGTTGCCGATGCCGCCCCGGACTGGCTCGGCTGGCTGCCGCCGCGCCTCGTCGCGATCGACGTCGAGACGACGGGGCTCGACCGGACCGACCGGGTGGTGAGCTTCGGTGCCGTGGCGCTCGCCACCGCCTCGCTCGCCGCCGGCACGCCTGAGATCACCTGCCACTACCTGATCTTCGATCCCGGCCGGGCGAGCCATCCGATGGCCGAGGCGGTGCACGGCTACGACGACTGGCTCCTGCGCCACCAGGACCCGGCCGGCACCCATGCCGGCGCCGTGGCGGACCTCCTCGCCGGGGCCGACCTGATCGTGGCGCACAACGCCGCCTTCGATCTCGGCTTCCTCAACCGCGAACTCGCCGCCGCCGGGCTGCCGCCGGTGGCCGCCAAGGTCTACTGCACCATGGAGGCCTATCGCCGCCGGGGCGAGAAGGGGAGGGCGGCCCTCGATGCGGTGTGCCGGCGCATCGGCATTGCCCGGGTCGGCGCCCGCCACGGCGCGCTGGAGGATGCCTGGCTGGCGCTGCGGGCCTATCTCTGGCTCCAGGCCTGCCCGGTGGCGGTGGCCCGCCCCGAACTCGCCGCGCCGAGCAATCTGCGCCCGGCTCCGCCGCGCCCGGACGGCCCGCTGCCGCCCCGATCCTGA
- a CDS encoding response regulator transcription factor gives MSNAHRLLVVDDDPTLRDTLTEQLALSDAFEVVTAETARGAMDRVAAERVDLVVMDVGLPDLDGREAVRQMRQGGFRGPVIMLTGQASDSDTVQGLDAGANDYVTKPFKFAVLLARIRAQLRQYEASEDAVFQIGPYTFRPGAKLLVGDRGSKLKLTEKETAILRFLYRAGRQVVGRDTLLAEVWGYNAQVTTHTLETHIYRLRQKIEPNPATASILVTEGGGYKLLP, from the coding sequence ATGTCGAACGCCCACCGCCTGCTCGTCGTCGACGACGATCCGACCCTGCGCGACACCCTGACCGAGCAGCTCGCCCTGTCGGACGCCTTCGAGGTGGTGACCGCCGAGACCGCGCGCGGGGCGATGGATCGGGTCGCGGCCGAGCGGGTCGACCTCGTGGTGATGGATGTCGGCCTGCCCGACCTCGACGGGCGCGAGGCGGTGCGCCAGATGCGCCAGGGCGGCTTTCGCGGGCCCGTGATCATGCTCACCGGCCAGGCCTCGGATTCCGACACGGTGCAGGGGCTGGATGCCGGCGCCAACGACTACGTGACGAAGCCGTTCAAGTTCGCGGTGCTGCTCGCCCGCATCCGCGCCCAGCTGCGCCAGTACGAGGCGAGCGAGGATGCGGTGTTCCAGATCGGTCCCTACACCTTCCGGCCCGGCGCCAAGCTCCTCGTCGGCGACCGCGGCTCGAAGCTGAAGCTCACGGAGAAGGAGACGGCGATCCTGCGCTTCCTCTACCGGGCCGGCCGGCAGGTGGTGGGGCGCGACACGCTGCTCGCCGAGGTGTGGGGCTACAACGCGCAGGTCACCACCCACACGCTGGAAACCCACATCTACCGCCTGCGCCAGAAGATTGAGCCGAACCCGGCGACGGCCTCGATCCTGGTGACGGAGGGCGGGGGGTACAAGCTGCTGCCGTAG